A segment of the Pseudoliparis swirei isolate HS2019 ecotype Mariana Trench chromosome 4, NWPU_hadal_v1, whole genome shotgun sequence genome:
ACCTCCGGGCCGTGGTGGAGAGGCCTTCAGGGCCCCTAGTCGAAGGCCTCTGACCTCCGGGCCGTGGTGGAGAGGCCTTCAGGGCCCCGAGTAGAAGGCCTCTGACCTCCGGGCCGTGGTGGAGAGGCCTTCAGGGCCCCTAGTCGAAGGCCTCTGACCTCCGGGCCGTGGTGGAGAGGCCTTCAGGGCCCCTAGTCGAAGGCCTCTGACCTCCGGGCCGTGGTGGAGAGGCCTTCAGGGCCCCGAGTAGAAGGCCTCTGACCTCCGGGCCGTGGTGGAGAGGCCTTCAGGGCCCCTAGTCGAAGGCCTCTGACCTCCGGGCCGTGGTGGAGAGGCCTTCAGGGCCCCTAGTCGAAGGCCTCTGACCTCCGGGCCGTGGTGGAGAGGCCTTCAGGGCCCCGAGTAGAAGGCCTCTGACCTCCGGGCCGTGGTGGAGAGGCCTTCAGGGCCCCTCGTCCTCTCTGATCTTGGCCTGCAGGTCTTCTTGGCGTCCCCCAGCAGCATGGAGGTGTTGGGCTTGTAGACGATGGGGTTGTCCACGGCGGCGTCGCAGGGTGCGCTTCATCACGATCACCTGCAGGTGGACGTGTGGTCACGTGGTGCcactgcagcaacacaacacGACCTGCAATCCGTTGAGAAGGACCGACCTGTTTGGACTTCCACACCTCCAGAACCGGCGATGATGGAGTTGGGGTCCTCTTGGGCCGCGGAGTTCACGGTGTCGTTGGCCCCGTTGACCAGCGTGAGGTCCGTCTCTGTGGGCCGCAGCGGCGgtgagacaacaggaagtagttCCCTTCCCGCCACAGTGACCATCGTGTGCTCGTGCAGACCCACCTGGGAAGTCCCCGTTGATCTCCATCTCCAGCACCACGTCGTAGGGCACGCCGGCCTCCGCCAGCAGCACGTTGAGCTGGCCCGGCATGCGGCCGGCCACGGGGTGGATCCCAAACCTGTCGGCACAAGTAAGTCAGTCAGTAATTTATTTCCATAAGTACGTACATAACGTGttcatactgacagacattaacaacagaaacaatgtaggaatggaggaccgtccaaagaccgaggtctgtaggctcctctgagatgaggagtaggacggcccctcccctaaccctttagccccgcccctcccaactactacaggcacacagacagtacacacacatatggatcaaaacataaaatgtcatacaagcaacaacaacaaaaccagaacaggaaaaagaaaaccaaaagaaaaagaaagagacatagtaaaaataaaaataaaagacaaatgtgaactactgataacttagaaaaaaataataatatcacgaacatcaaattatgtatatacattttattttaaatatttttcctctattgtactgtgccgccaggctgtatataaatataataactttcaagatgaagtgagatggcgtttaaggcgagaaccaaatgccttggtgctggatgccgatttgacctcgtccggaatttgtctccagagctttggacctcgacagatgaagcttttaaatacaatgtgaaCTGTATGTTTATATGAATGCCACCACGCAGCCGCGTGTTGTGGTCGTAGACATGtgtgttccttgtgaacatacgtaacagattgtggggcagattattattcataaatctgtacataaaaattcctgtctgacacaaatgtagatctgTAAATCTCAGAATGCCCAATCTCTTAAAAAGCGGCTCAGTATGTTCGTTGTTCTTCACGTTGCAGATGATCCGCACAGCCCTTTTCTGTAAAATCTCGATACATTTGACCTGAGTTTTAGCTGCGGATCCCCAGAGCATATTACAATACAAGAGGTGCGGATGGACAAGGCTGTGGTACAACAAACGCACATTTTCTGTTGAGAGTATATTTTTTGCGGAGCGCAGGGCAAATGTGCCGCTTCGTATGCGCTTCCGACAGCTGTCAATATGTTGATGCCAGCGCAAATTGTCGTCAATATAGACACCAAGGAACTTGGTACACTGGACTTTTTCGACATTAGCCCCGTCAAACATTCAGAAACGGCTCCCGGCGAGGAGGAGTGCAGCGTCTGCTTCTACAGAGGTTCAGAATATGAAGATATCTGAATAAAAGAATCATCatttaagccacgccccctcagtgGAGCTCCAGGTGATGCTGAGCGCCACCTGTCAGGACATCTCAGACGTGTCTTCACCGTGAGCCTAAAGATGCTGAAGTCTGCAGgacgtgtgtttatgtgtgcagTGTCCGTGGCAACATTCCAGGGAAGTATTGTATTCAAAAATGAAAAGGCGCCAACAAAGCTTTCCCTCAGAGAAACGATGGAATCAACCGGCTGAATCTCAAGGAGCGTCACTTTCAAAACACGCGATGAGGAGGCGTGTCCTCTGGACGCTCACCTGACGCTCTTGCCCTGCTCCTTCAGCATCTTCACCATGTCAGCGATGGGGTACTGGGCTTTGGCTGCACAGACCCCaactgacacacacaagcattcaggtgtcttgttgttgtttgagtGATCAGTCAACACAATAACAGTTGATGTGGAGGATCCTCGGTGTCctcgaccaatcacagctcgCGGTTTTGAGACCGTTCcttctgaccccccccctccccccccctggtggtcaggtgcCTTGGAGAGTTCAGCATCACAGAATCAGCATGTGGAGCCGGTCCCTGTAACCCTGGTCTCCCATTGGCCGGTCGCTGTAACCCTGGTCTCCCATTGGCCGGTCCCTGTAACCCTGGTCTCCCATTGGCCGGTCCCTGTAACCCTGGTCTCCCATTGGCTGGTCCCTGTAACCCTGGTCTCCCATTGGCCGGTCCCTGTAACCCTGGTCTCCCATTGGCCGGTCGCTGTAACCCTGGTCTCCCATTGGCCGGTCCCTGTAACCCTGGTCTCCCATTGGCCGGTCGCTGTAACCCTGGTCTCCCATTGGCCGGTCCCTGTAACCCTGGTCTCCCATTGGCGGTCGCTGTAACCCTGGTCTCCCATTGGCCGGTCGCTGTAACCCTGGTCTCCCATTGGCCGGTCCCTGTAACCCTGGTCTCCCATTGGCCGGTCCCTGTAACCCTGGTCTCCCATTGGCCGGTCCCTGTAACCCTGGTCTCCCATTGGCCGATCGCTGTAACCCTGGTCTCCCATTGGCCGGTCCCTGTAACCCTGGTCTCCCATTGGCCGGTCGCTGTAACCCTGGTCTCCCATTGGCCGGTCCCTGTAACCCTGGTCTCCCATTGGCCGGTCCCTGTAACCCTGGTCTCCCATTGGCCGGTCCCTGTAACCCTGGTCTCCCATTGGCCGGTCCCTGTAACCCTGGTCTCCCATTGGCCGGTCCCTGTAACCCTGGTCTCCCATTGGCCGGTCCCTGTAACCCTGGTCTCCCATTGGCCGGTCGCTGTAACCCTGGTCTCCCATTGGCCGGTCCCTGTAACCCTGGTCTCCCATTGGCCGGTCCCTGTAACCCTGGTCTCCCAATTCAAAAACAATCAATTGACACTATTGACACTTTTTTATTGGCCACCAGGGAGCCACTGAAGGTGACGCCCCCGATGTAGGTGCCCAGGTAGGCCACGGTCTTGAGGACCCCGGCGGCCGGGTGCGTGTCCAGGTGAGGGAACTCGATCATGAACTCGGCCACGCAGGTGAGGACCGCAGCCGGGCCCACCAGCTGTGTGCAAGGTCGGAGATCTCGATGCGCTTGGCGAGCGTCAGACCTGAACCACGAGGACCACGACGGCTTCAGGTGAGTCACATCGCAGACTTCAACACCGAGAGGGCAGAACACGACGTGCAGACACCAAGAGGACGGCTGAGGGCAAACACCTGCTCCCAGTAACTCGACCAAGGGGGCCGGATCCCGAAGGGCCCGCCATGAGGCCTCGCTAAGTCGTTAAGCTAACGGAGGAGGCCTCGTGCTAACGGAGGAGCCTCGTGCTAACGGAGGAGCCTCGTGCTAACGGAGGAGGCCTCATGCTAACGGAGGAGCCTCGTGCTAACGGAGGAGGCCTCGTGCTAACGGAGGAGCCTCGTGCTAACGGAGGAGGCCTCATGCTAATGGAGGAGCCTCGTGCTAACGGAGGAGGCCTCGTGCTAACGGAGGAGCCTCGTGCTAACGGAGGAGCCTCGTGCTCTGGTTCCTGCCTGATTAACATTAACATGGACGACATTCACACGCCACGACATCATCGGCCCGAGTCCTGTTGTGAATGAGCAAAGAGAGATCTCCTGCTTAGACTCCTCCCCATGGAGCCCCCTGTGACCTCTAGGGGCAGGAAGCACCTACCCAGGGTCCCCCCGGTGCCATGGCCAGAGACATCTGGGACAGCAGCTCCGGGGAGGGCCTGAGGGCGCCCAGGGTGGCGGCGATGCCCCCGGCCACGCCCATCATGCCCAGGACGTTCCCCAGGcggcgagcccccccccccccatcggcaCCAGACCCCCAACAGCGGTCAGACCTGCAGGGGGACAGACGGTCAGACGGACAGACGGTCAGACGGACAGACG
Coding sequences within it:
- the LOC130192571 gene encoding LOW QUALITY PROTEIN: NAD(P) transhydrogenase, mitochondrial (The sequence of the model RefSeq protein was modified relative to this genomic sequence to represent the inferred CDS: inserted 5 bases in 3 codons), whose protein sequence is MDYTSVYIEDYTSDYTGAAACLQVPECPVSVGVSTCLALGVVSPNAAFTQMATTFGLAGQVGYHTVWGVTSALHSPLMSVTNAISGLTVWSDRCWGSGADGGGGARRLGNVLGMMGVAGGIAATLGALRPSPELLSQMSLAMAPGGPWVGLTLAKRIEISDLAXQLVGPAAVLTCVAEFMIEFPHLDTHPAAGVLKTVAYLGTYIGGVTFSGSLGYRDRPMGDQGYRDRPMGDQGYSDRPMGDQGYRDRPMGDQGYRDRPMGDQGYRDRPMGDQGYRDRPMGDQGYRDRPMGDQGYRDRPMGDQGYSDRPMGDQGYRDRPMGDQGYSDRPMGDQGYRDRPMGDQGYRDRPMGDQGYRDRPMGDQGYSDRPMGDQVGVCAAKAQYPIADMVKMLKEQGKSVRFGIHPVAGRMPGQLNVLLAEAGVPYDVVLEMEINGDFPETDLTLVNGANDTVNSAAQEDPNSIIXPVLEVWKSKQVIVMKRTLRXAAVDNPIVYKPNTSMLLGDAKKTCRPRSERTRGPEGLSTTARRSEAFYSGP